The region TATACAAATTATTGATGCATTAGGAAGGGTGGTTTTACACTCAAATACGCAACAGCAAATTGATATTTCTACTTTGAAAAAAGGGATTTACTCCGTTCAAATCTTAAATAAATCCGAAAGGAGAATGAGTAAAAAAATGGTGGTTCAGTAAGGTATAATATGATACCATTTATGATGTTCATTGACTCACTGGTATAAGCCCTCTTTGAATAGCTTGTCCCGATTTTTCGGGAGGGAAAGGAAGATGTTCCACAACGAGTTACTTCGAAAAAGAAACTAATATGGGTAAACTAACAATGTAAATGGTATTACTGGAGAACTCCAATAACCGTTCCATCATTTTCATCAATTTCTTTAAGAAGAACCGAAACGATCTGGTTTCTTAACCCTGGATCATAATCTACTTTTACTTTTACATAATTGTTAGAGAATCCCGTGATAAATCCATTTTTATTCTCTTGTTCAAAAAGAACAGGAACCACTGTTCCTAATTGAGATTCATAAAAAGAATGCCGTTTTTTGGCAGAAAGAATCCTGAGCATCTTTGAGCGTTTACTTTTGGTTGCTTTGGGAATCTGGTTTTCCATTTGATCAGCAATTGTATTGGCTCTTTGAGAATAAGAAAACACATGGAGGTAAGAAATATCTAAAGAAGATAAGAAGTCATAAGTTTCGAGGAATATTTCCTCAGTTTCACCTGGGAATCCAACGATTACATCAACACCAATACAGGCGTGAGGCATAGTGCTTTTTATTCGTTTCACTCGCTCTAGATACAGCTCTTTGCGATACCTTCTTCTCATAGCTCCCAAAATTTCATTGGATCCAGACTGAAGTGGAATATGAAAATGGGGAACAAAAGTTCTTGATTTTGAAACCAAATCAATGGCCTCATTTTTAAGTAAGTTGGGTTCTATAGATGAAATTCTGATTCTTTCTATTCCTGCAACTTCATCTAGATAAGTAATGAGATCCAAAAAAGTATGTTCATGCCTTTTGTTTCCAAATTCCCCTTTTCCGTAATCCCCAATATTTACACCTGTAAGTACAATTTCTTTGATATCCTGTTGGGCAATTTCTTGAGCTTTTTGAATGATACTCTCCATATCATCGGAACGAGAAATTCCCCTAGCTTGTGGAATGGTACAATAGGTGCATTTATAATCACACCCATCCTGTACTTTGAGAAAAGCCCTTGTTCTATCTCCAATAGAATAGGCAGACTCAAACTGATTAGCCTCTTCTACATCGCAAGAATATACAGAATCTAAGACTTCGTCTTTTACTAAAGAGTTGAGGTAAAAAGGAAGTTTGAATTTCTCTGTAGCACCCAAAACTAAATCCACTCCATCTATTTGAGCAATTTCTTTAGGTTTTAGTTGCGCATAACAACCAATAATAACAACTAAAGAATCAGGTTGAGCTTCCTTTTTCTTCCTGATCATTCTATTGCATTCTTTGTCGGCATTTTCCGTTACAGAGCAAGTATTAATGACATAGATATCTGCTTTTTCTTGAAAAGGGACTTTTTCATAACCTTCGTCCACACATTTTCTAGAAATAGTGGAAGTTTCAGAAAAATTGAGTTTACAACCCATTGTATGAAAAGCTACTTTTTTGGCTATCATTGTCATAATCAATAGAATTTAGGAGGGCAAATTTACCGTAAAATATCAGAATTATTACACTATTTTTATTCGAATCATCTTGTGCAAATTATCATTAATAGAACTTTATTAAACAATAACGATAATTTTTATTTGTTTTCATATTTAATTTTTTTATTGTAAATTGACACAAAAATCATTGATTATGAGAAATATATATCTTTTTCTTTTTATGTTATCTTTTTCTTTTGTTTCTAATGCTCAAATCAAATATGCTACAGGAACATTTGGAACAGGAAATACCATGACCGCCAAAGTTGAAATAAACAGTATAAAGGATTCGGTCTTTTTTGAAATATCAGGGCCTAGTAATATCTGGTTCGCAATGGGTTTTAATACTACCGTCATGTCTGGTTATGCCATTGTTTGTAACAATGGGGGAGGAAATCCAGCCGAATATCAAATGAACGGAAATGGAGCTCCAGCCATCCATACAAATCAAAACTTAAAAAATATCACCTCATCAACTGTTGGAAGTACTAAGACATTTAAGTTTAGTAGAAAAATGACGACTTCAGATGCTCAAGATTACGCTTTTAGCATATCTACAGGTACGTTGTCTATCGCTTATGCTATTGGAAATGGAAGTACTTTAGCACAGCATGGAACAAATAGAGGATCGGGGTCTTTATCATTTACAGAACTTTGTCCGAGTTTAATGCTTGATACATTGCCCGCTTTTCATATTTGTGAGGGTGATTCTGTAGAAATATTTGGAGAATACACTTCGAGTACAGGTTTTTATAATGATACCTTGCATTCATATTTAGGATGTGACTCTATAATCTCTACTCAACATTTATTAGTCAATAATTTGACAGATACAAATTATTCCGCAGATCTTTGTAATGATGAGACTTATGATTTTTTTGGAACAATATTGAGTCAGGGAGGTACGTATTCAGATACTGTAGATTGTAAAATTCACAATTTGACACTCATAAAATACAACCCTGTTTCTACTATGGTTTGGAATCCAAACACCAAAACTTTAGATGCACAAATAGCCTTTGTGGAACACCAATGGTATAATTGTGATACAAAAATGGAAATATCAGGTGCAACGTCTATGGGTTATCAGCCATCAAGTCCAGGGAATTATGCATTGATCGTTTCTATAGGTTCTTGTAAGGATACTAGCGAGTGTCTTGAGGTTACAGATGATATGCTTGAGGTTTTAGAAAACAATAACTCAGTAGAAATTTGGCAAGATGATCAGCGTATATATTTAAAAGGAATAACTGTGAAAAGAATTACAGTATATAATAGTCTTGGAGCGGAGATTAATAAAACATTAGAAACTTCATGGTTAGATAAAAAGAGCTGGAATAAGGGTATTTACTTTTTAGAAATTGAAAGTGAAAAAGGAATTTACAAAACAAAAATTGCTGTGAAATAGATAAAAGTTTAATCACAAACTTTTTTAAAGTGGTTTTCGAAATCGTATTTTGAAAATCACTTTATTTTTTTTTCATTTTTTTTCAAAGATGATTTTTTGAATCTTTAAAACAAACATATAATAAAATATTGATATAATAGTATATTTATTTTTTGAAAAATATTTTTCTCAATAGATAGTTTGTTAGTTAATTAACTTGATAATAAGGAGAAAGCTCTTTATGAGATACCAACGGTTCTTTATTCGTTCTTTATAACAAAGCACAATTCCGTTGAAATTGCTTGAAAGGAGTTTTTTCCCTTTTGGCAATATCCTTGTAAAACTCTCATCAAATTTTTAAACAACAGACTATGAAAAATTTATCTAGAATTTGGACAGCTGCGGCTGTTATTGGTTTGTTTACGGCATCTTGTACAAAGGATGTTTTAAACACCAAAACAAACGATTCTGTTACAGAAGCAGAATTGTCTATTTTTAATACGGAGAAAATAAAAGTCTCCGCTATTGGTGGAGTGGTCACCGACGAAGAAGGAATGGCTTTATCTGGTGCCACGGTAAGCTTAGGAACGGCAAGTGTTCAAACAGATTCAAAAGGGCTTTTTTCATTTGAAGATGCTATGGTTTCTAAAAACCATGGAGTGGTAAAGGTGAAAAAAACGGGTTATTTTGATGGTTCGCGAGCCTTTGGAGCTTCTGAAGCAGGTGTTGATCTTGCAATTTCTATGACTAAAAAGAAAAAGGTAGGGACTTTTGATGCCGCTGCTGGGGGAGTAATTACTATGACTTCTGGGGATGTCATCACATTTGGTGAAAATAGCATTAAGAGCGAAGCATCAAATAATGCTTATTCAGGAGCCGTAGATGTTTTTGCAAAGGCAATTGATGTTGAAAGTGAAGATCATTTGGAGCAAATGCCAGGAGACCTCGTTGGAGTTACTACAGATGGAACAGATGGATCGCTTTATTCTTATGGGATGCTATACATCGAGCTGGAGTCTCCATCTGGAGAAAAATTAAATATTGCTGATGGAAAAACAGCTCATATCAAACACCCTATTCCTGCTTCTATGACTGCCTCGGCACCCAATGATGTAAAGTTTTGGTACTTTGGTGAAGAAGAAGGTTACTGGAAAGAATACCAAGAATCTTCAAAAAGAAAAGGAAATTTCTATGAAGTAAACGTTCCCCATTTTACAAAACTTAATTGGGATGATTGGAAGAAACCATGTTGGGTAATCGGAATCATTGTTATACCATGTAATTGTGCACCCATTGATACCTGTAAAGGAGATGGACCTGATATCGGAGAACCAGATGATGAAGATAAAGATAATGACGGAATACCAGATGATGAAGATAACTGTATCAATAAACCAAACCCAGGTCAAGAAGATGCTGATGGAGATGGTATAGGAGATGTGTGTGATGGTGGAATTATTTTACCACAAAGCATTCCTATGCAAGGAGCTTATGTAAGAATAAGACTAGATTCTCCAAATGGTAGAATTATTGCTAAAGCGAAAACAAATTCTCAAGGAAAATTCAAAATTAAAGTACCAAGAGAATTTACCAATAAATATTATGTAGAGGTGGTGAATAAGCCAAATAGATCTGCAACAGCTGAAGTCTTGAAAAAATTCAAACTTACAGAACAAACATGGATAAAACAATTGAATATTGGTGAAAAACAAGTAAATACACCGACTACCAATTTTGTAAAATCTTATGGTATTGTAACGGATTGTGATGGACAACTCATGAATAATAAAACGGTACAGTTGACTTACAGAAATTGGAATCGTTTTAAGATAAAGACAAAAAATGGTTTCTATGCAATGGGGTACGCAACTTCAAGCAACTGGTATAACACCATTAAAACTAAGGTGAAAGTAGGAAATGCAACTGTTTCCAACACGTATTCTGCACCATGGAACTACCGTACGGATTTTGCCTTGGATGCCAATAACAATCCTTGTGCTATTACCAATCCTAACCCAGTGCCACAAGATAGTATCCAGATAATTATTAACGGAGATACAGCGGTGTATAACCATGTTATAGCGAATAAAAAAGCTTCTTATCAAGGTGGAATATACCTGAAATCAAGTAAAACAGCTGCAGGACTTTCTAATTCTAGCCAAGGAGCCTATTTCTTACTTCCAAACTTTAATGGTTTAGGGACTTATAATGTAAGTACATTGGTCATTAAAAATGTATCAGGGATTAATGAAACTACTCAGGCAGGGATTTCTATTCCTGTGACAATTACAGAGTTTACAGGAGACAATGGATACTTAAAAGCAAATGCTTTTGGAACATTTACTTCTGGTGGAAACAATGTTTCGATTTCATTTAGTTGTAAAATGCCTTATGTGGATGAAACGAACTAATATCTTTATGATGTTCATTTACTTATAGATATAAATCAATTTATTGATATGTATTAAAGTAAATTAATTTTAAGACAAGACAAAAGCTCTCAATTTTTTGAGGGCTTTTGTTGTATTATAAAAGTTTTAAAAGTAAAAGGATTGCCAAAAGTTGAGTAAGAAAAATAATACCACCGAAAACAAGACCTTTTTTACCCGAGGTAATCAAAGTTTTGAAATGGATCTTTAGACCAATGGCTGCCATAGCTATTGCCAAAAGAAAAGAACTGATGTTGCTAGCAAGCTTTGTAAAAGATAGAGGTAGATCAATCAAAGACGTGAGGATGGAAATAAGAATGAATACAATTAAATACCAAGGTATTTTAAATGCAGATTGCTTTTTTTGAGGAGTCTTATTCTTAATAAATAACTGAAAAATTAACAATGCGGGCGTTAATAATGCGACTCTACCAAGTTTACCGTAATTGCTAGTTCTCCAATATGTTTATTCATCCCAAAACCTGCACCTGCCACATTTCCTACAGAATGCAGAGAAGCACCCAAGAAAATACCACTTTGATATTCATTATAAAAATACAGAAGAATAAAAGGGAGGATAATCATTCCTAAAAGACCATAAAAATTAACCACAGCTAGGGAAATTCCTAAATCTTCTTTTTTATGAGGAACCACTGAAGATAAGGCTGCAATAGCAGAAGAACCACATATTGCAGTCCCAAAACCAATCAAATGACTGGACCCCGAAGTGTATTTCATTTTTTTTGCCAACCAAACAGTCATGATTAATACGAGTGCCATTGTACTTGTTATAATAAAAATGGTTTTCCATCCTAAGTCTAAGAGTTTATTATAATCAATGCTAAATGCGATAAAAACAATTGCGAGCTCCAAAAATATTTTACTAGATTTTTTGATACCAGAATTATAGCTTTCGGGAACTCTTATCATATTTCCTGCAAAAACACCCAAGATTAAAGCTAACAACACTACGCTTAATCCAAGTACAGGTTTAAGAGCAAAGGCAAGTAATGTAATAAGGAGTGATAATAAAATTCCTTTATATAAAGATTCTTGAGTGTGTTTCATTTGCCTAATTTTTTACAAATGTAAAACGGCTTTTTTTAATGTTGATTGAGAAATGATACATAAAATATCGTTTTTAGGGAAGAGAGAAGAATCCCATTGAGCGACAGTTTAATGGAAGGATTTAAAATTTTAGGTTTCTCCATTCGTGTTTTTTTAGAAAAACTCAAAACTTCCCTAAATTCATGACAAACTTAACATTAATTGTGTTTTCCGTTTTTTAAAAAACACCGAAGAAATCTTATGACATACTTTTGGTAAAAGATACCGGTGATAGGTCGCTAGGGTCTGTATTTATTATAAAACAAATAATTCAAACCAAAAACAAATAAGTATGAAAAAGCACCTTTTCGTGATTTATTTATCTGCTTCTATGTCTTTATGTGCTCAAGTCGGGATAGGAACAGTTAGTCCGGATAATTCTGCAGCGCTCGAACTGAACAGTATAGAAAAAGGGTTCTTACCTCCAAGACTTAGCGAGGCAGAACGAGATGCAATAGTTGACCCTGCAGAAGGGTTAATAGTATATAACTTTACTAGTAAATGCTTAGAAGTGTATACAGGAGTTGCTAATGGAAACAATGCATCTGATTGGAAAAATTTCTGCGTTGCACTTGCACCACCTACACCACCTGTTGGACCAATTGGTCAATTGAGCTGTGAAGGTGAGTTAGGGAGTTATACCTTTACAAATCATGCAGAATGGACGGATGGAGCAAGAGTGGTTCAGATGATAAGTGTTTCCCAATCAACAGTGTGGCCATCAGGTGAGAGTGATATTAAGGGTACACAAAGTGTATTGTCTAGTGCTCCAGATGCTAATTGGACTCCACAAGGTGTACTTTATTCTTTGGCAGATCAGGATTTTCCTTGTTTTTCTACAAAATTTAATGTTAATTCTGCGATCACCTGGAATAACGATGGGGTCAATAATAATGGTTCGGGAGGTTTTGTTATTGATTTGCAAAGCACGAAAACGGTCGATTTTATTTCAGCATTTAATACGCCATCAGACGGAAGTTTTACACATTTAGAAATCAAGAGCCATTCTTCCACATCAGGTACTCCTCCAGATTACTCTGATGCTGGCTGGTCTAATGTGATTACAAAAACAGCGGTAGAGGGGTACCTGTTAGATTCTGTATGGTATGCTACTGTGGGGACAACGACGGACTCTTTAAGAAGGTATACATCAGCTTTTACTTATTCATTGCAAACACCAGTGAATGCTAGATACTGGCGAGTGGAAGTGTGGAACGATGCAGCCTTACTACCTAATCACCCAAAAAGCTATATTGAAATGAGGCAATTAAAATTGATGAAAAGAGACTAGTTAGGATCTTTATAGATTTCTAAGCTGTTGGGTTCTAATTTTTTTTCAATTTTTGAATAAAATTTGCATCATTAGAACTTCACATGGTTTAAAACGCTCGCAAATTGAGAGCGTTTTATCTTTAAAGAATATAATCTTCACAAATTGCTTAGAAAACTTCACATTCGAATCAGAATTTATTTTTTACAACATAATCAACGTTGTAAAATATTACTTTTGATGCGGAATTCACCTTAATATCAGCGAGGTGTTTTTGTGATTTTATAAACGATAATTAACAACTATGCACCAAATTCATTTTTTAATAATTTTTTCACTATTGTTCAATCTTACAATTGCTCAAGTGGGTATAGGAACAGTTTCTCCAGATGAATCGGCGATTTTGGATGTGAAGGCAACAGCAAAGGGATTCTTGTTACCTCGATTAACCGAAATGCAAAGAGACGCGATCAATAATGGAAATATTGCTGAGGGTTTATTGATTTACAACTTAGACAAAAAATGTATCGAAGTATTCAATGGAACTGTGTGGAAAAGCACCTGTGGAAGTAGTGTAAGTAATGCAATATCTGCTCTACGATGTGATTCCATACTTCTGCCAAGTGGTAATCCTGTGATAAATACAAATCACACAGGAACTCTTCAAATTCCGTATGAAAATGGTGATGGATCTGTATATACTGCTGGATCTGTAATTCAATCTACAGGAATAACTGGGTATCAACTTGAGTTGCAAGCCGGAACCCTTAATAGTGGAAATGGTAATTTGATTTTTAATTTATCAGGGACATCTCCAACTACTGGAATAGCCACTTTTGCCGTTGATTTCCAAGGTCACACCTGTAATCTAGATGTCAACATTATTGAAGACCAAATTAGAATAGCAATTGTCGCGGGGGGAAATGCTGCGGATTTAGCTTGTTATGACTCTAAAAACGTGAATGAATGGTGTAGTGTTTCTAATGCAACATACCAAGCGGTTGCTAATAATTTGCAAAATGCCTCAAAGACGGGAAGAACAGATGGATTTATGAGTGGAACTCCAGTGCATGGAAAAGGAGTTGCTCCGCAGGTTCCTGGTCAGAATGCATTATATTTACATAGTTATTCAAGTGTAAGTTTTCCAAGTTATCCAAATGGTAATGATTATATAGTAGCATTTACCCATAAATCTAAAGCATCAAACGGAAATATAATGCATTATAGAATGGCTTGGGGGAATTCTGTTGCGCCTCATCAAGGACAATTCAATGGTAGAAATTATTATGGTGAGACTTTTCCGAACATTGCAATCAATAGTTTTAGTCAATATTACTATGTGTTAAAAAGACCTACTTTGAGTATACCTGCAAATCCAATTCTTATATTAGAAAATGTTTCTACTATCTCTGCCAATGCTTCAAATCCACAAGATATTATTGGAGCAGCAGGAGGTGGACAAACATCATTTATGGGATATTGCACGTCGCAAAATTCGCCAAATTGTACGAACCAAGAGAGTGCTTATAGTCAGAATGAACCTCCTTATATTCAGATGATTTCAACGAGTACTAAAAGTTGGTAGAAGACGGGCTTAATAGTTACTAAATAGAGGAGTGAACTTCACAAAAAACACGCAAAACTTAACATATTTTTGTTTTTGTAATGCAAGGCTCAATAGTTCGAATTACAATTTCCTTATTTTTGTTATATAATTAGTTTTTTTCAATAAAAACATAAATCAAGGTATATTACTTATCTTATGTTCAAGACGAACGAAGTTTTTAAGATAGATATAAGCCTTTGATTATTTTGAAGCGATGTAAGTTATTTGTTTATTACGGATTGATAAGGTATCATGGTGTTCTGATTGAAAAAAGAGGCTCAGAGGGTTCGTTTTTTAAAAGTAGTTTAAACGTGATGTTTTCTTTCTGAGAATAATTAATTTTGTAATTCTTCAAACGGATAACATACTAAACTTAAGTGAAAAATAAAATTATTTTCATTTCTTGTATAAAACGCATTTGAGAATGAATTATATGAAAAATCGCACCATTCTAATTATTGAAGATGACCCAATATTAGCTTTAAAGTTAAAAATATTGTTGGAATCTCAGCACTTTCATGTGCTGCCTGTTTATCATTCTGGAGAACATGTTTTAAAAGATATAAATCAAATCTTTTTTGATTTGGCAATTGTC is a window of Flavobacteriales bacterium DNA encoding:
- a CDS encoding putative sulfate exporter family transporter; translated protein: MKHTQESLYKGILLSLLITLLAFALKPVLGLSVVLLALILGVFAGNMIRVPESYNSGIKKSSKIFLELAIVFIAFSIDYNKLLDLGWKTIFIITSTMALVLIMTVWLAKKMKYTSGSSHLIGFGTAICGSSAIAALSSVVPHKKEDLGISLAVVNFYGLLGMIILPFILLYFYNEYQSGIFLGASLHSVGNVAGAGFGMNKHIGELAITVNLVESHY
- the mtaB gene encoding tRNA (N(6)-L-threonylcarbamoyladenosine(37)-C(2))-methylthiotransferase MtaB: MIAKKVAFHTMGCKLNFSETSTISRKCVDEGYEKVPFQEKADIYVINTCSVTENADKECNRMIRKKKEAQPDSLVVIIGCYAQLKPKEIAQIDGVDLVLGATEKFKLPFYLNSLVKDEVLDSVYSCDVEEANQFESAYSIGDRTRAFLKVQDGCDYKCTYCTIPQARGISRSDDMESIIQKAQEIAQQDIKEIVLTGVNIGDYGKGEFGNKRHEHTFLDLITYLDEVAGIERIRISSIEPNLLKNEAIDLVSKSRTFVPHFHIPLQSGSNEILGAMRRRYRKELYLERVKRIKSTMPHACIGVDVIVGFPGETEEIFLETYDFLSSLDISYLHVFSYSQRANTIADQMENQIPKATKSKRSKMLRILSAKKRHSFYESQLGTVVPVLFEQENKNGFITGFSNNYVKVKVDYDPGLRNQIVSVLLKEIDENDGTVIGVLQ
- a CDS encoding T9SS type A sorting domain-containing protein — its product is MRNIYLFLFMLSFSFVSNAQIKYATGTFGTGNTMTAKVEINSIKDSVFFEISGPSNIWFAMGFNTTVMSGYAIVCNNGGGNPAEYQMNGNGAPAIHTNQNLKNITSSTVGSTKTFKFSRKMTTSDAQDYAFSISTGTLSIAYAIGNGSTLAQHGTNRGSGSLSFTELCPSLMLDTLPAFHICEGDSVEIFGEYTSSTGFYNDTLHSYLGCDSIISTQHLLVNNLTDTNYSADLCNDETYDFFGTILSQGGTYSDTVDCKIHNLTLIKYNPVSTMVWNPNTKTLDAQIAFVEHQWYNCDTKMEISGATSMGYQPSSPGNYALIVSIGSCKDTSECLEVTDDMLEVLENNNSVEIWQDDQRIYLKGITVKRITVYNSLGAEINKTLETSWLDKKSWNKGIYFLEIESEKGIYKTKIAVK